In Pikeienuella piscinae, the sequence CCGGAACGGAATGGCAGACCGAGCCTGCGCGCAAGCTGCCCGGCTCCCCAGAGGATCTTCGTCGCTTCAGGCGTCCCGAAAGTCGGCGCGCCAGAATTCATGTCGATCGAGGCCACGAAGGCGCCGAAGATCACCGGGGCGCCGGGGCGGACGAGTTGCGAATAGGCGACGCCGGCCAGCACCTCGGCCAGCACCTGCGTCAGAGTGCCCATGACCGATACCGGCGCCATCGCCCCGCCTACGATGAAGGGCGAAATGATGCAGGCCTGATTGGCGCGGGCGTAAACCTCCAACGCGCCCATCATCACCCCGTCCAGCGTCATCGGCGAGTTGATGTTGATGAGCGAAGTCATCACCGTGTTCTCGGCGACGAACTCCTTCCCGAACAAAATTTCGCACATCGCGACCGAATCCGCCGCTCGCGCGGGATCGGTGACGGAGCCCATGAACGGTTTGTCGGAAAGACGCATATGGGCGTGAATCATGTCGAGATGACGCTTGTTCACCGCGATATCGGTCGGCTCGCACACCGTGCCGCCGGAATGGTGCAGCCATTTCGACATGTAACCGAGTTTCACGAATGTCTCGAAATCCGCCATTGTCGCGTAGCGGCGCCCGCCTTCGGCGTCGCGCACGAAAGGCGGGCCGTAGACCGGGGCGAATACGGTGGTCTTGCCTCCGATCTCGACGTTCCGCTCAGGATTGCGGGCGTGCTGGGTGATGGTCGCGGGCGCCGTCGCGCAGAGTTTACGCGCCAGCCCACGCGGGATGCGGACCCGCTCGTCCCGCACGTCGGCCCCGGCTTCGCGCCAGAGCGCGAGGGCTCCGGGATTATCGGTGAAGGCGACGCCGATCTCTTCGAGCACCGTCTCGGCGTTTCGCTCGATGATCTGGAGCGCCTCTTCGTTCAGGATCTCCATGGTCGGAACTGCGCGTTCGATATAGCGCGCCGCCTCGATCCTGACCGCGGTCCGCTCCGCTCGCCGTGCGGCTCCACCGCCCCCCCGCGCCCGGCGCCGCGCGCCCGCTTCCGCGACTTCCGACATGACGATCCTCCGACGCCCACTACAGGACCGCCTCAGTATATCCGCGCCACCAGAGGGGAGCGCCCGTTTCCGCCGTTCAGCGGCGCGGCGGCGACATCGCCACGCCGCCTTCTGACGCTGCAGCGCGCACGTTATCGCATGCGATAAGGGTCGCAACTTGTTGATATCTCAATATAAATGGAAAATACTGCACGATGGGGACGCGATTATCACATCCCGAAAGGGCCGCTGCGCGGTTTCCGCGCGCACGCCCGTGCTTGCGCGAATCCGCCCCCGCCCGTAATCAGCCGCGATGAGCACGCTCGATCCCGCCGCGCTGCATCAGCGCCTTCTCATCATCGACTTCGGCAGCCAGGTGACGCAACTGATCGCGCGGCGCCTTCGCGAGCTGAACGTCTATTGCGAAATTCATCCGTTTCAGAGCGTCGACGAGGCGTTCCTGAAGGATTTCGCGCCGCGCGCGATTATCCTCTCCGGTGGTCCGGCGAGCGTGATCGACGAAGGAAGCCCACGCCCGCCCAAGGGCGTCTTCACGCTCGGCGTGCCGGTTCTGGGCGTTTGCTACGGTCAGCAGGTGATGATGGAGATGCTCGGCGGCGAGGTCGTGCGCGGCGACGGAACGGCGGAGTTCGGCCGCGCCTATGTCGCTCCGACGGGCGAGCCGCTCAATCTGTTGGAGGGTTGGTTCGCGCCCGAAAATTCGGGCGGGCGCGAGCAGGTCTGGATGAGCCACGGCGATCACGTCGCCCGGCTCGCGCCCGGATTCGAAGTTTACGGCGCCTCGCCGAACGCGCCTTTCGCGGTGACGGCGGACCAGGCGCGCCGCTTCTATGCGGTGCAATTCCATCCCGAAGTTCACCACACGCCGAACGGTGGGCGGCTCTATGAGAATTTCGTGCGGATCGCAGGGTTCACCCGCGACTGGACCATGGCGGCCTATCGCGAGCAGGCGATCGCGGCGATTCGCGACCGAGTCGGCGGCGAGAAGGTGATCTGCGGGCTTTCGGGCGGCGTCGATTCATCCGTGGCGGCGGTGCTGATCCACGAGGCGATCGGCGACCGACTCACCTGCGTATTCGTCGACACCGGGCTGATGCGCGAGGGCGAGGCGGATGAAGTGGTCGGCATGTTCCGCGATCACTACAACATCCCACTGATCCACGCCGATGAAAGCAGCCTGTTTCTCGACGCGCTGAACGGCGTCTCCGACCCCGAAATCAAGCGCAAGATCATCGGCGGGCTCTTCGTCGAGGTGTTCGAGAAACACGCTCACTCCGTTGGCGGCGCGAAGTTTCTGGCGCAGGGCACGCTTTATCCGGATGTGATCGAGAGCGTCAGCTTTTCCGGCGGCCCCTCCGTCACCATCAAGAGCCATCACAATGTCGGCGGCCTGCCGGAGCGGATGAACATGAAGCTGGTGGAGCCGCTGCGCGAGCTTTTCAAGGACGAGGTGCGGGCGCTCGGGCGCGAGCTTGGTCTTCCAGACAGCTTCGTCGGCCGCCACCCCTTCCCCGGCCCCGGCCTGGCGATCCGTTGCCCGGGCGAGATCACGCCGGAGAAACTGTCGATCCTCCGGAAGGCGGACGCGGTCTATATCGACCAGATTCGCCGTCACGGCCTCTATAACGATATCTGGCAGGCCTTCGTCGCGCTCCTGCCGGTGCGCACGGTCGGAGTGATGGGCGATTCGCGCACCTATGACTATGCCTGCGCGCTCCGCGCCGTCACCTCAGTCGACGGAATGACGGCGGACTATTACCCGTTCAGCCACGAGTTCCTAGGCGAAACGGCGACCCGCATAATAAACGAAGTCAAAGGGATAAACCGCGTCACCTACGACATAACATCAAAACCGCCGGGCACGATCGAGTGGGAGTGAACACGGCCGCGGGGCCGAGCGCCCTGCCATTTCAGCGGTCATGCATTCCCTTGCCCGCGCGGATCCTCGGCGCCGATTTCTCGATCCGGGACGTTCGGGTCGCGGATTTCCTGGCCCCGGAGAAATGCAACAGGTACCCTCTCCGACGCCCCGGCGTCAGCGCGTCGAACGCCGCGTTCAGTTCCTGATTGCGGCTCAGAAGCTCGACCAGTTCATCGGGAAACGCGATGTCGTCCTTCGGGAACTCGACCCGCATTCCCGCCTTCTCCACACCGATGGCTTCCGCGATTGAAGCCTTCAGACCGGCTTCCGCCCGCGCGATCTCCTCGACGCCGTCGAAGGCGATCATACGCATCGCGCGCGAATTGGCGCCGGGAGGCGCGAGGCGGCCCTCCGAATCCGTCATGAGGGCGCCCTTGAAGAAGGCCACCGCACATCTGGTCTTGAGCCGCCAGAGCGCGGCGACATTGCCGCCCTCAAATGTATAGCAGGGCGAATTCCACTTGAAATCCTCAGTCAGAGGGCTGGCGAGCAGGATCGCTCGCAACGCCGCCAGTTCCTCCCGCCACGCGTCCGTGTTGGCGAAGAACGCCTCGATCTTCGCGTTCGCCTTGCTCATGTCCGGCTCCGATATCGCCCCGCAACAGATTGATTAACAACCCTTCGGGCGCCGGCTCAACCCGCGCCGGCCCGGATGGCGTTCGCCGACGCGGGTCGAAGCCGCGTAGCGCGGCGGTCGTCCCCCCGCCGGGCGGCGGCGGCGGCGTGGCCTATTCCTCGCGACGGATCATCCAGGCCATGCGGACGCTCGCCGAGACCGTGGTCTCGCCGGCCTCGACGGGAGGAACTGCACTCTCCGCCATCGCACGCATCATCGGGCGCGGCGTGACGCCGCCACCTTCCTCGTCGATGGAGACGAGTTCGCCAAGATTGACGCCCGCCGCCTCGGCGTACAGCAGCGCCTTTCTCTGCGCATCCGCCACCGCCGCGCGGCGCGCCATGTCCATCAATCGCTGATCGTCCGCAAGCCCGAAGCTGATGCCGTTCAGCCGGTTCGCGCCCGCGCCGACGAGCACGCCGAGCGTCTCGCCGACCCCGGCGACGTCCGTGAGCCGCAGGACCACTTCGTTGGAGACGGCGAAGCCGGTCAGCGTGGGCGCTTCGCCGTCGCGGTTGCTCCGGTTGTCGTAAAGCGGACGCAGCGACAGCCCGCTGGTCTGGATATCCGCCCTCTCGACGCCGCGTTCGATGGCCGCAGCGATCAGCGCCCCAGCCGCCTCCGAATTCGCGGAGAGAGCTTCCGCCGCCTGCGCCGCGCGGGTTTCGACCCCGATCCTTACGGTCGCCTGATCGGGCGCGGCGCTCGCGTATCCTTCGCCGCGCACGGTCAGCACGGGATCGGCGAGCGCGGCGGAGGCGGCGAGGATGAGCACGGCGCACAAGGCCGCGGGTCGATGCAGATTCATGTTGGTCTTTCCTTCAGGTCCTGCGATTTCGAAATCGCCTTTCCCCCTCATTTATGCCAGATAGCGCCTCGGAACCGCGTGGGTAAGAGGCTGGGTGATGGATTTTCTGAGCGCTAACGTATTCGTCATCGCGCTTGTCGTTTTCGTCCTGATTGCGATCAGCCGGGGCGTCAGGTCGGTGCCGCAGGGCGAGGAGTGGACCGTCGAGCGCTTCGGCCGCTACACAACCTCGCTGAAACCCGGTCTCCGCTTCATCATTCCGATCGTCGACCAGATCGGGCGCAAGGTGAACATGATGGAGACGGTGCTGGACATCGAGGGCCAGGAGGTCATCACCCGCGACAACGTCATGGTGAGGGCCGACGCCGTCGCCTTTTACCAGGTAGTCGACGCGGCGAAGGCGTCGTACGAGGTGCGCGATCTGGAGCACGCGCTCACCAATCTCAGCCAGACCAACGCAAGGACCGTGCTCGGCGCGATGGACCTCGACGAGATGCTGTCCAATCGCGACATGATCAACAGTCGGCTCCTCGACGTGATCGACCAAGCCTCGACCCCCTGGGGGGTGAAGGTGCTGCGCGTGGAGATCAAGGATCTCTCGCCGCCCGCCGACATCACTGAGGCGATGGCGAAGCAGATGAAGGCCGAGCGCGAGAAACGCGCCGAAGTGCTGGAGGCCGAGGGGCTGAAACAGGCCGCGATCCTGAAGGCCGAGGGTGTGCGCGAGAGCCAGATCAGGGAGGCCGAGGGGCGGCGCGAGGCGGCGTTTCTCGACGCCGAAGCCCGCGAGCGCGCCGCCGAGGCGGAGGCGAAGGCGACAGAGATGGTCTCCAAGGCCATCGCCGAGGGCGACGTGCAGGCGATCAACTATTTCGTCGCGCAGAAATACACCGAGGCGCTCCGCGATGTCGCCGCCGCGCCGAACGCCAAGACGGTGATGATTCCACTGGAGGCGTCCGGGCTGATCGGGTCCATCGCCGGAATCGCCGAGCTCGCCAAAACGGTCGGAAAGCAGGACTGAGCGATGCCCGAGTTCGACCTTTTCGCCCTGCTCGCCGGCGCGTCGCCGTGGTGGTGGGTTGCGCTCGCGGTCATCGTCGGCGTGATCGAACTGCTGACCTTCTCGTATTTCCTGATCTGGGTCGCGCTGGCCGCGCTCGCCACCGGCGTCACGCTCTGGTTCGCGCCGGGATTGGGCGGCGCGGCGCAACTCGCGCTCTTCGCTGCGCTCGCGGTCGTTCTGACCGTGGCCGGGCGCGCCTGGTTGGCGCGTCGCCGAGTGGTGGACGGCGCGCCGGGACTCAATCGGCGGTCGGAGCAGATGGTCGGACGCGTCGGAAAGACGATGGCGGCGTTCGAACGCGGTGAGGGTGTGCTCCTTATCGACGGCGTGCGCTGGAGCGCGCGGCTGAGGACCGGCGCGGCCGGCCCGGGCGAGACGCTGAGGGTGATCGGCGCAGAGGGCATGGTCCTGATCTGCGAACCGGCCTGAGGCGGCGCGGATGAGGTGGCTCCGCATGCTCGCCGACGGTCGCGGATGGACCGTCGCGCCGGGTTGGCGCGTTCTGGGCGCGGCGCTTGCGCTGACGCTGGTTATCGGTGCGACGAGCAGTGAGAGCGTCTTCAACACGCTCTTCAGGCTCGATGCGCGGATAATCGACCTCTGGCAGCGCCTTTCCGGCCCGGATGAGCCGAGCGGCGAAGTCGTCGTCGTCGGCATCGACGCCGCGGCGATCCGCGAAAAGGGTCGCTGGCCTTGGGGCCGGTCGACGCTGGCCGAACTCGTCGAGATCATCGCGGCGGCCAAGCCGAAGAGCCTCACGCTCGACATTCTGCTGACCGAGCCGGGGCCCTATTCCGAGGTCAACCTGATGCGGACCTTCCGCGCGAAGGGACCGGAGGTGTTCTCCTATCTGCCGGGCGATCCCGACGCGCGGCTCGCCGCGGCGATCCGTTCGGCGCCGACCGCGCTCGCCGTCGCGGGGGGATCTTCGCGCGCCATCGACGACCTTCCCGGCCTCACCCAATGCGCCGAGCCGGCGCTGATGCGCGCGGTCGCGCAACCGTTTCTCGTCGAATGCCTGCTCTTCCCGCTCGCATTGTTCGAAAGCGCAGCCTCGGGCTACGCCGTCGCCTTCGCCGAGCAGGATCTCGATGGCGTGGTGCGCCGGGGGCGCGCACTTGTCGGCCTTCCTTTGCAGGACGATGACGGTCAGGCGAGTGTCACGCTTCTGCCCGCGATGCCGGTCGCGGCGCTGACGACCTGCGCGCCGGCCGACCCCGACTGCCTCGCCTATGATCCCGCGATGGCGTTTCTCACCGATCCGGCCGCGGGGCGCCGCCTGCGGCTGACGCGCGAGGATGGCGGCGGGCCGCCGGCGATCCCGTTGACGCCCAGCCTCGCGCTCTGGCTCGATTTCGGCGCGCTCGACGCGCTCGGCGCCGAGGGGACCGGCGCGGCGCGGATGATCTCCGCCGCCGCGCTCTTTCAGGGCGACGCCGATGAACGCGCGCGCATCGAAGGGCGCCATGTGATCCTCGGGCTCGCGCGCCTGGGCGCGATCGACCAGTATACGACGCCGCTCGCATCCGCGACGGGTGCGGCGGGCGTAGTCATTCAAGCGCTCGCGGCGGATAACATCCTCGCCGGACGCGTGCTCGGCCAGCCCGTCTGGGCGCGGAACGCGGCGCTCGCCTACGCGGTTTTCGTCGCCTTTCTCGCGCTGATCCGCTTTGGCGGCGTATCAATGACTGTGCTTGTCGGTTTCGGCGGCCTCACGGTTCTGGCTCCCCTCGCGGCGAGTTGGGCGGCGTTCGAGTTCGGGAAATCGGTGATTCTCGCGGCCACGCCCGCGCTTGCCGCTCTCCTCGCCGGCGCGCCGGTCGTCTATGGCCGCATTTCAGCGCTGCGGCGCGATCTTGCGGAAGCGCGCGAGACGCAGGCCCGCGAGGAAGAGCGCATGGACGCGGCGCGTGAGATTCAGCTCGGCTCCCTCCCTTTCGGCGCGGATTTCACCGGCATCGGCTTCGAGACCGCCGCGATATGCCGCCCGGCGCAGGAGGTTGGCGGCGATTTCTTCGAGTTGTTCCAGTTGTCGGACGGCCGGCTTTTCGCCGCAGTTGGCGATGTGTCCGGCAAAGGGCTAGAGGCCAGTCTGGTGACCGCCCTCTCGAAATCCATCGCCGGCGCGGTGACCGACCGGACCGCCGGCCCGCTTGGCGCGGCGCTTGGCGAGATCGGGCGCGAGTTCATCCGGCAGGCGCCGACCGCGTGGCGGCGCGACAAGGGCGGGTTCGTCACCCTGGTCGTCGCCCGGATCGACCCGCAAAGCGGTGAAGCCGAGTTCGCCGCCGCCGGGTGCGAGCCGCCGACCGTAATCGGCGCCGATGGCGCGCGCCGTGACGTGGAGACGCCGCCCGTCGCCCCGCTCGGCTGGCTGGACTCGCCGCGTTTCGAGACCGCGCGACTCACGCTCGCGCCCCATGATGTGATCCTGATGTTCACCGACGGCGTAACCGAGGCGGAGACACCCGGCGGCGCGCTTTTCGGTCAGGCGCCGGCGGAGAAGGTCGCGATGGGGGCGGCGCCCGGCGGCGCCGGCGCTGTCGTCGAGGCGCTCGACGCGGCGGTGTCGGCCCATCAGGCCGGTCGCGCGCCGACTGACGACACAACGATCCTCGCCGTCGCGTGGACTGGACCGCCCGCCGACGGCGCCGCGGCGGGTTGACTTCCGCCCCGCCCTGCCGCACCCGTCCCGCGCCATGCTGACGATCACCGACCTTGGATTCACCCTCGCCGGCCGCCGCCTTTTCGACGGCGCGACGATGCGCGCGCCCGACCGGGCGCGGATCGGCCTCGTCGGACGCAACGGAACCGGCAAGACCACGCTTTTCCGGCTGATCGAGGGCGAACTGACCGCCGACGCCGGAACGATCGAGATTCGCCGCGGCGCCAGGATCGGCGGCGTGAAGCAGGAGGTGCCCGCAGGCCCCGACCCCCTGATCGAGATCGTGCTCGCGGCGGATCGAGAGCGCGCATCGCTCCTCGCGGAGGCGGAGGTCGCGACCGATCCGCACCGGATCGCCGAAATCCAGTTGCGGCTCACCGATATCGACGCCCATTCCGCCGAAGCGCGCGCTGCGGCGATCCTCTCCGGGCTCGGCTTCGACGCGGCGGCGCAGGCCCGCGCTGCGGCCGAGTTCTCCGGCGGCTGGCGGATGCGCGTCGCGCTGGCCTCGGTGCTATTCGCCGCGCCCGACCTCCTGCTCCTCGACGAGCCGACGAACTATCTCGACCTTGAAGGCGCGGTCTGGCTGGAAAGTTTTCTCGCGCGCTATCCGGCGACGGCGATGGTGATCAGCCATGACCGGGGGCTTCTCAACCGCTCGGTCGACCGCATCCTGCACCTGAGCGGTCAGAAGCTGACGCTCTACGCCGGCGGCTATGACGATTTCGATAAGAAGCGCCGGGCTGACGCCGCGCAAACCGAGGCCGCCATCGCCAAGCAAACGCGCGAGCGCGCGCACATCCAGAGCTTCGTCGACCGCTTCCGCTACAAGGCGTCGAAAGCGAAACAGGCGCAATCCCGCCTGAAGATGCTGGAGCGGATGCAGCCGATCTCCAGCGCCGCCGAGGGGACGGTCGCGCCGTTTCGCTTTCATTGCGGCGAGGAACTCTCTCCGCCGATCATCGCCTTCGAAAAGGTGAGCGTCGGCTATGACGGCAAGCCGGTGCTGCGCGACATCTCGCTCCGCATCGACCCGGACGACCGGATCGCGCTGCTCGGCGCCAACGGTCAGGGCAAATCGACGCTGGCGAAACTGATCTCGCGCCGGCTCTCGCCCATCGAGGGCGTCGAGACCCGCGCGGCGAAGCTCCGCATCGGCTATTTCGCGCAGCACCAGACGGACGAGCTGCACGAGGACGAAACCCCAGTCCAGCACATCCGTCGACTGCTGCCCGACCAGCCGGAGGCGAAGTTGCGCGGGCGTCTCGGTGCGGTCGGCATCGGCGCCGAGATCGCCACCAACAAGGTGCGCTCGCTTTCCGGCGGGCAGAAGGCGCGCCTTCTGCTGGCGCTGATGACCGTCCATCAGCCGCAGCTTCTGATCCTCGACGAGCCGACCAACCACCTCGACATCGAAAGTCGTGAGGCGCTGGCCCAGGCGCTGGCGGAATATGAGGGGGCGGTGATCCTGATCGCCCATGACGCGGAGCTTGTCGGCGCCGTCGCAGATCGGCTCTGGCTGGTTTCCGAGGGCGGCGTGAAGCCGTTCGACGGAGATATGGACGACTACCGCGCTCTCCTCCTCGCCGACCGCGGCGGGGTGCGGCGGGAGCGAGAGAAGGCGGAGAAACCGAAACCCGCCAAACGCGACCGCGCCGCCGAGCGCGCCACGCTCGCGACGCTGCGCGCCGAGGCGAGGGCGGCGGAGGCCCGAGTCGCGAAGATCGAGACGATGAAGGCGAAGATCGACGAGGCCCTCGCGGACCCCGACCTCTATATTTCGCAACCGAAGCACCGGTTCGCGCAATTGCAGAAAAAGCGCGCCGAGATCGTCGAAGGGTTGGAGCGGGCGGAGCAGATCTGGTTGAAGGCGCAGGAACGGCTGGACGACGCGGAATGATCGAGATCTACGCCACCGCCTTCGCCACGCTCTTCGTCATGATCGACCCGATCGGCGTCGCGCCGCTATTCGCGACGCTGACGCAGGGCGCGAGCCTTCGCCAGCGAATGGCGATCGCGCTGCGCGGCGTCCTCATCGGCGGCGCGCTGCTGCTGATCTTCGGCCTGATCGGCGACGCCGCGTTGAGCGCTGTCGGCATCTCGGTGCCGGCCTTCCGGATCGCCGGTGGGCTGATGCTGTTCCTGCTCGCCGTCGACATGCTGTTCGAGAAACGCGGCCAGCGCCGTCAACAGCACGCCGACGCGGAGGCGGAGGCGAACGACCCCTCGGTCTTTCCACTGGCGACGCCGCTGATCGCTGGGCCCGGCGCGCTGACCGCAATGGTTCTTCTCGCGGCTGACGTGAAAGGCGATCCCGCAGGGTCGTTCGTGGTTTACGGCGCGCTCCTCACGATTCTTCTCATCACCTTCCTGTTCCTGATCGCCACGGATCTGATCGAACGCGCGCTCGGCGACACCGGAATCAAGGTGCTTACCCGGCTCTTCGGCATGATGCTGGGCGCGCTCGCGGTGCAGTTCGTTCTGGACGGGGTCGAAGGTTACATGACGACGCTCTGAGCAGCGCGCTCAGACCTCGACCGTCAGGCCGCGAAGCGCGACGCCAAGATCGCCATAGCCGGTGAAACGCCGCCGATACGCGAGGCCGAGCCGCTCCGCCGCCGCAGCCGCCGCGCGGTCGAGTGCGGGGTCGTCGGTCTGCGCCAGATAGATCAGCTCCTCGTAATTGCCGAAGATCATGTCGCGCAGCTGCGGATACCGGTCGAGCCCCATGGGCCGGATCACAAAGGCGTCGAACTGCTTCACGAGAAAGTCGGTCAGATAGAAGACCCGCATCTCATCGTCGCCCCGCGCCGCGAATGTGGCGTTGCCGTCGAAGAAGGAATAACAGTGCGGCCCCTCGATCCGCTGCACGCCTTCCTCCTCGCAGACGCGGTCGAGCATGCCGCCGGTGCCGCAATCGGCGTAAACGACGAAGACCTCCGCGTAGCCCCGCGCGCGGCCCTTGCGCACCGCTGCGCGCACCGCTTCCGGTATCTTCTCCGGCGTCAGATGCAGGATCGCCGGCAGGCATGTGAGATCCATGTGCTCCCAGCCGTTCAGCGCCTTCAGCGCGAGGATCTCTCGCGCCAGGGCGCCGCAGGCGAGAAGAAGAATACGGCCCGCGCCCTTCGGACCGGCCGCATCCAGCCCGCGTTCGGTCAGCGTATCGTCGCTGACCGCGTCCATCAGGCGG encodes:
- a CDS encoding trimethylamine methyltransferase family protein, which produces MSEVAEAGARRRARGGGGAARRAERTAVRIEAARYIERAVPTMEILNEEALQIIERNAETVLEEIGVAFTDNPGALALWREAGADVRDERVRIPRGLARKLCATAPATITQHARNPERNVEIGGKTTVFAPVYGPPFVRDAEGGRRYATMADFETFVKLGYMSKWLHHSGGTVCEPTDIAVNKRHLDMIHAHMRLSDKPFMGSVTDPARAADSVAMCEILFGKEFVAENTVMTSLININSPMTLDGVMMGALEVYARANQACIISPFIVGGAMAPVSVMGTLTQVLAEVLAGVAYSQLVRPGAPVIFGAFVASIDMNSGAPTFGTPEATKILWGAGQLARRLGLPFRSGGALCGSKLPDAQAAYETANTLNAALLGGVNFMLHACGWLEGGLVASFEKFVMDADQLGALHSIAAGIDISEDAQAMDAIREVGPGGHYLGCAHTQANFKTAFWRSGLLDYKPFETWAEEGARDTQMLATARVKQMLADYQAPPLDEGVAEGLRTFVAKRKAAEPDAFV
- the guaA gene encoding glutamine-hydrolyzing GMP synthase is translated as MSTLDPAALHQRLLIIDFGSQVTQLIARRLRELNVYCEIHPFQSVDEAFLKDFAPRAIILSGGPASVIDEGSPRPPKGVFTLGVPVLGVCYGQQVMMEMLGGEVVRGDGTAEFGRAYVAPTGEPLNLLEGWFAPENSGGREQVWMSHGDHVARLAPGFEVYGASPNAPFAVTADQARRFYAVQFHPEVHHTPNGGRLYENFVRIAGFTRDWTMAAYREQAIAAIRDRVGGEKVICGLSGGVDSSVAAVLIHEAIGDRLTCVFVDTGLMREGEADEVVGMFRDHYNIPLIHADESSLFLDALNGVSDPEIKRKIIGGLFVEVFEKHAHSVGGAKFLAQGTLYPDVIESVSFSGGPSVTIKSHHNVGGLPERMNMKLVEPLRELFKDEVRALGRELGLPDSFVGRHPFPGPGLAIRCPGEITPEKLSILRKADAVYIDQIRRHGLYNDIWQAFVALLPVRTVGVMGDSRTYDYACALRAVTSVDGMTADYYPFSHEFLGETATRIINEVKGINRVTYDITSKPPGTIEWE
- a CDS encoding YdeI/OmpD-associated family protein, whose product is MSKANAKIEAFFANTDAWREELAALRAILLASPLTEDFKWNSPCYTFEGGNVAALWRLKTRCAVAFFKGALMTDSEGRLAPPGANSRAMRMIAFDGVEEIARAEAGLKASIAEAIGVEKAGMRVEFPKDDIAFPDELVELLSRNQELNAAFDALTPGRRRGYLLHFSGARKSATRTSRIEKSAPRIRAGKGMHDR
- a CDS encoding SIMPL domain-containing protein is translated as MNLHRPAALCAVLILAASAALADPVLTVRGEGYASAAPDQATVRIGVETRAAQAAEALSANSEAAGALIAAAIERGVERADIQTSGLSLRPLYDNRSNRDGEAPTLTGFAVSNEVVLRLTDVAGVGETLGVLVGAGANRLNGISFGLADDQRLMDMARRAAVADAQRKALLYAEAAGVNLGELVSIDEEGGGVTPRPMMRAMAESAVPPVEAGETTVSASVRMAWMIRREE
- a CDS encoding SPFH domain-containing protein produces the protein MDFLSANVFVIALVVFVLIAISRGVRSVPQGEEWTVERFGRYTTSLKPGLRFIIPIVDQIGRKVNMMETVLDIEGQEVITRDNVMVRADAVAFYQVVDAAKASYEVRDLEHALTNLSQTNARTVLGAMDLDEMLSNRDMINSRLLDVIDQASTPWGVKVLRVEIKDLSPPADITEAMAKQMKAEREKRAEVLEAEGLKQAAILKAEGVRESQIREAEGRREAAFLDAEARERAAEAEAKATEMVSKAIAEGDVQAINYFVAQKYTEALRDVAAAPNAKTVMIPLEASGLIGSIAGIAELAKTVGKQD
- a CDS encoding NfeD family protein encodes the protein MPEFDLFALLAGASPWWWVALAVIVGVIELLTFSYFLIWVALAALATGVTLWFAPGLGGAAQLALFAALAVVLTVAGRAWLARRRVVDGAPGLNRRSEQMVGRVGKTMAAFERGEGVLLIDGVRWSARLRTGAAGPGETLRVIGAEGMVLICEPA
- a CDS encoding SpoIIE family protein phosphatase — translated: MRWLRMLADGRGWTVAPGWRVLGAALALTLVIGATSSESVFNTLFRLDARIIDLWQRLSGPDEPSGEVVVVGIDAAAIREKGRWPWGRSTLAELVEIIAAAKPKSLTLDILLTEPGPYSEVNLMRTFRAKGPEVFSYLPGDPDARLAAAIRSAPTALAVAGGSSRAIDDLPGLTQCAEPALMRAVAQPFLVECLLFPLALFESAASGYAVAFAEQDLDGVVRRGRALVGLPLQDDDGQASVTLLPAMPVAALTTCAPADPDCLAYDPAMAFLTDPAAGRRLRLTREDGGGPPAIPLTPSLALWLDFGALDALGAEGTGAARMISAAALFQGDADERARIEGRHVILGLARLGAIDQYTTPLASATGAAGVVIQALAADNILAGRVLGQPVWARNAALAYAVFVAFLALIRFGGVSMTVLVGFGGLTVLAPLAASWAAFEFGKSVILAATPALAALLAGAPVVYGRISALRRDLAEARETQAREEERMDAAREIQLGSLPFGADFTGIGFETAAICRPAQEVGGDFFELFQLSDGRLFAAVGDVSGKGLEASLVTALSKSIAGAVTDRTAGPLGAALGEIGREFIRQAPTAWRRDKGGFVTLVVARIDPQSGEAEFAAAGCEPPTVIGADGARRDVETPPVAPLGWLDSPRFETARLTLAPHDVILMFTDGVTEAETPGGALFGQAPAEKVAMGAAPGGAGAVVEALDAAVSAHQAGRAPTDDTTILAVAWTGPPADGAAAG
- a CDS encoding ABC-F family ATP-binding cassette domain-containing protein, producing MLTITDLGFTLAGRRLFDGATMRAPDRARIGLVGRNGTGKTTLFRLIEGELTADAGTIEIRRGARIGGVKQEVPAGPDPLIEIVLAADRERASLLAEAEVATDPHRIAEIQLRLTDIDAHSAEARAAAILSGLGFDAAAQARAAAEFSGGWRMRVALASVLFAAPDLLLLDEPTNYLDLEGAVWLESFLARYPATAMVISHDRGLLNRSVDRILHLSGQKLTLYAGGYDDFDKKRRADAAQTEAAIAKQTRERAHIQSFVDRFRYKASKAKQAQSRLKMLERMQPISSAAEGTVAPFRFHCGEELSPPIIAFEKVSVGYDGKPVLRDISLRIDPDDRIALLGANGQGKSTLAKLISRRLSPIEGVETRAAKLRIGYFAQHQTDELHEDETPVQHIRRLLPDQPEAKLRGRLGAVGIGAEIATNKVRSLSGGQKARLLLALMTVHQPQLLILDEPTNHLDIESREALAQALAEYEGAVILIAHDAELVGAVADRLWLVSEGGVKPFDGDMDDYRALLLADRGGVRREREKAEKPKPAKRDRAAERATLATLRAEARAAEARVAKIETMKAKIDEALADPDLYISQPKHRFAQLQKKRAEIVEGLERAEQIWLKAQERLDDAE
- a CDS encoding MarC family protein gives rise to the protein MIEIYATAFATLFVMIDPIGVAPLFATLTQGASLRQRMAIALRGVLIGGALLLIFGLIGDAALSAVGISVPAFRIAGGLMLFLLAVDMLFEKRGQRRQQHADAEAEANDPSVFPLATPLIAGPGALTAMVLLAADVKGDPAGSFVVYGALLTILLITFLFLIATDLIERALGDTGIKVLTRLFGMMLGALAVQFVLDGVEGYMTTL
- a CDS encoding DUF1638 domain-containing protein, which codes for MDAVSDDTLTERGLDAAGPKGAGRILLLACGALAREILALKALNGWEHMDLTCLPAILHLTPEKIPEAVRAAVRKGRARGYAEVFVVYADCGTGGMLDRVCEEEGVQRIEGPHCYSFFDGNATFAARGDDEMRVFYLTDFLVKQFDAFVIRPMGLDRYPQLRDMIFGNYEELIYLAQTDDPALDRAAAAAAERLGLAYRRRFTGYGDLGVALRGLTVEV